The DNA window CCGTGCCGCGCGGAGAGCCGTTGCAACTCGCTTTCCAGAAACAGCCCGGCATCGACAGCCGCTTTCAGGAACGCGGGCGCAGCGATGCTTTCGAGAACAGCAAGCCCCGCGGCACACATCAGTGGATTGCCGTTGAAGGTGCCGCCCTGGTCGCCATGTTCGAAGCAGGAAGCATGCTCCGTGGCCAGTAGCGCAGCCAGCGGCACGCCACCGCCGATGCCTTTCCCGAGCGTCATGATGTCAGGCTCGATATCGGCGTGCTCGTAGTGGAAGAGTTTGCCGGTGCGGCCCATGCCGGTCTGGATTTCATCGACGATCAGCAGAAGTCCATGTTCTTTCGTCAGCGCCCGCAACTCGCTCAGGAATTGGTCGGTCGCAGGCCAGACCCCGGCTTCGCCCTGGATAGGCTCCAGCATAACGGCGACGGTCTTGCTGTTGATCAGCCGCCGGACGGAAGCGAGATCGTTCAGCAACGCTTTGCGAAAGCCTGGCACTTTCGGTTCGAACAGCGGCTCGAAGGCTTTCTTGCCGGAGGCCGACATCGTTGCCAGCGTGCGGCCATGGAAGCCGCCTTCGAACGTGATGATTTCATAAGCGCCGTTACGGTGCAGCGCGCCGTATTTGCGGGCGAGTTTGATCGCGCCTTCGTTGGCTTCCGCGCCGGAATTGGCAAAGAAGACCTGATCGAAGCAGCTATGCTCGACCAGCGCGTTGGCGAGTTTGAGGCTTGGCGCGTTGTAGAAGGCAGGACTCGGCGAGAGCAACAGCCTCGC is part of the Bradyrhizobium canariense genome and encodes:
- a CDS encoding acetylornithine transaminase, whose amino-acid sequence is MGIATHPFDALMDITARPKTVFVKGEGSWLWDDTGKRYLDFIQGWAVNCLGHSPDVVADALAAQARLLLSPSPAFYNAPSLKLANALVEHSCFDQVFFANSGAEANEGAIKLARKYGALHRNGAYEIITFEGGFHGRTLATMSASGKKAFEPLFEPKVPGFRKALLNDLASVRRLINSKTVAVMLEPIQGEAGVWPATDQFLSELRALTKEHGLLLIVDEIQTGMGRTGKLFHYEHADIEPDIMTLGKGIGGGVPLAALLATEHASCFEHGDQGGTFNGNPLMCAAGLAVLESIAAPAFLKAAVDAGLFLESELQRLSARHGLGEVRGRGLLLALDLKLPMGASILAQAFEAGVLLNSPQPDALRFMPALNVTRDEIGAMIDCLDAILTKVGAARRVA